A genomic segment from bacterium encodes:
- a CDS encoding Ig-like domain-containing protein — protein sequence MKKLPWVAAAALLIILMALGLGCSEKKSTSPGTEGGVSAIQIWLPTDTLRFLPGDSAIAEGWVLVKDQAQRGIPGVQVDISLTQPFGVIEFSTSTRDTSDVNGRVYFRFRSYNQTGLQIITASTGGRTDQWQLAVLQAAEVVADLTVSLSKPLLEIPRGIRDSVLVTVSISDPNGNGISDVVLPLVATGGQFAPLPPTNPSGFAETWWYFLNRFGSFTITVRAGGQQDTASITVREIESNGTLDLYSPVRVVRADRGVTRAPLRATLKNQHGVAVSGDTVYFAAPHLGEVGAFGITNNSGIALDTFQGGGVPSAHPLDSAYVIARYLRWGLVDTVRIFVAPAAMIETISLRASSLVGVAGVDSTALHVDVYYDDGSRVDNVPIRFFRTCGVLSVNEDTLDNGTVDNVYWKFCNTTTDDTTRALVWCQVLSHTSDTLEFTVEPGPARRIRVQAAASIIPINEQLSCWAFVRDSLNNLVRQGVPVMFTTTLGTLSPQSPVQTDAQGRAFVTLSPGTQAGQTTIRGSIASEAFVDSTIVTIQSGTVASIQLEVPNPSPQVRGTGGQDWTQILAYVKDANGNPAPDGQWVTFQILAAPVGCMINARGPLDSAQTAAGLATVTFNSGTQAGPVEIEARAFTGTDTIRARASNITVVAGPPNSIDIQPTDNGTDADGAAWDVVVSAMVRDVYNNPVRNGIAVFFEIQPDTASIQSDTVFTGNGPGRPGMAYTTLRYLSAATNQIVLITGRTAGTNSVSETVTYKLPIQQPAINLYCDWTSWHFIAQGDPCQITCTAEVRDGHNVLINGAKVNYSAQRGRLYLTCSGGTPRSYNFTGPPYHAENGKTSLCLREQATFIFPDQFTVEITGDVTVEVEGFSQAIDSQIINFRRGQGMTERGPVRGS from the coding sequence GATTTGGTTGCCCACGGATACTCTGCGATTCCTGCCGGGAGACTCGGCAATCGCGGAGGGCTGGGTCTTGGTGAAGGATCAGGCTCAGCGAGGAATTCCCGGTGTCCAAGTGGACATCTCATTAACACAGCCATTTGGAGTCATCGAATTCTCGACTTCGACACGGGACACGAGTGATGTAAACGGCCGGGTGTACTTCCGGTTCCGCTCGTACAACCAGACGGGGCTGCAAATCATCACAGCCTCAACGGGAGGACGAACGGACCAGTGGCAGTTGGCGGTTCTGCAGGCGGCCGAGGTCGTTGCCGATCTGACGGTCAGCTTGTCCAAACCGCTGTTGGAAATTCCGCGCGGTATACGGGACTCGGTGTTGGTAACGGTGAGCATTTCGGACCCTAATGGGAATGGCATTTCGGATGTTGTCCTGCCGCTGGTTGCCACCGGTGGGCAGTTTGCACCCTTGCCTCCCACGAACCCATCGGGCTTTGCCGAGACCTGGTGGTACTTCCTAAACCGGTTCGGTAGTTTTACGATCACTGTGCGAGCTGGCGGACAGCAAGACACAGCCTCCATCACGGTTCGGGAAATCGAGAGCAACGGCACGCTTGATCTGTATTCTCCGGTGCGGGTGGTCCGGGCCGATCGTGGCGTAACGAGAGCACCACTGCGGGCTACGCTGAAGAACCAGCATGGCGTGGCTGTCTCGGGTGATACCGTGTATTTCGCGGCACCGCATCTGGGTGAGGTGGGCGCCTTTGGAATCACTAATAACTCGGGTATCGCATTAGATACGTTCCAGGGAGGTGGAGTTCCGTCGGCGCATCCTCTTGACTCGGCGTATGTGATCGCTCGTTACCTGCGATGGGGTCTGGTGGACACTGTGCGTATCTTTGTTGCTCCCGCGGCAATGATCGAAACCATCAGTTTGCGAGCCAGCAGTCTCGTGGGCGTTGCCGGTGTGGACTCGACAGCCCTTCATGTGGACGTCTATTATGACGACGGATCGCGTGTGGACAATGTACCTATCCGTTTCTTCCGCACGTGCGGGGTGTTGTCGGTGAATGAGGATACTCTGGACAACGGCACGGTGGACAACGTGTACTGGAAGTTCTGCAATACAACCACCGATGACACGACTCGCGCGTTGGTCTGGTGCCAAGTGCTTAGCCATACTTCCGATACTCTGGAATTCACGGTGGAACCGGGACCGGCGCGGCGGATTCGAGTACAGGCGGCCGCCAGCATTATTCCGATTAACGAGCAATTGTCGTGTTGGGCTTTCGTTCGCGACTCGCTGAACAATCTGGTACGGCAAGGCGTTCCGGTAATGTTCACCACTACGCTGGGAACGTTGTCTCCGCAATCGCCGGTACAGACCGATGCCCAGGGCCGGGCCTTTGTTACACTGAGTCCCGGAACTCAGGCGGGCCAGACGACAATCCGCGGCAGCATCGCCAGCGAAGCCTTTGTGGATTCGACCATTGTAACAATTCAATCGGGAACAGTGGCTTCAATTCAACTTGAGGTGCCCAATCCCAGTCCTCAGGTGCGCGGAACCGGCGGTCAGGACTGGACTCAGATTCTGGCCTATGTCAAGGATGCCAACGGCAATCCGGCCCCGGACGGGCAATGGGTGACGTTCCAGATTCTTGCCGCGCCTGTGGGATGTATGATCAATGCTCGTGGACCGCTTGACTCGGCTCAGACGGCGGCAGGTCTGGCGACGGTAACCTTTAATTCCGGCACTCAAGCAGGTCCGGTGGAAATTGAAGCCCGGGCTTTCACCGGCACGGACACGATTCGGGCGCGAGCCTCGAACATCACAGTCGTGGCCGGACCGCCGAACTCGATTGACATCCAGCCGACGGACAACGGCACCGATGCCGATGGCGCGGCCTGGGATGTGGTGGTTTCGGCGATGGTTCGCGACGTTTACAACAATCCCGTGCGCAACGGTATCGCCGTGTTCTTCGAGATTCAGCCGGACACAGCGTCCATTCAGTCCGACACGGTGTTCACGGGCAATGGCCCGGGCCGTCCGGGCATGGCCTATACGACGCTGCGCTACTTATCCGCCGCCACCAACCAGATCGTGCTGATTACCGGCCGGACGGCGGGCACGAACAGCGTATCGGAAACCGTCACCTACAAGCTTCCGATTCAACAGCCCGCGATCAATCTGTATTGCGACTGGACGTCGTGGCATTTCATTGCCCAGGGTGATCCCTGCCAAATCACGTGTACGGCGGAGGTGCGCGACGGCCACAACGTGTTGATCAATGGGGCCAAGGTCAACTACTCCGCGCAGCGAGGCCGGCTCTATCTCACCTGCAGTGGCGGCACTCCGCGCTCCTACAATTTCACGGGGCCGCCCTACCACGCTGAGAACGGCAAGACGTCGCTCTGCCTGCGTGAACAGGCTACGTTTATCTTCCCGGATCAGTTCACGGTGGAGATCACCGGCGACGTTACCGTGGAAG